The following proteins come from a genomic window of Varunaivibrio sulfuroxidans:
- a CDS encoding SurA N-terminal domain-containing protein, whose protein sequence is MLEAIRKHSTGIVVKILLVLLVLSFAAWGVGDMFKGGGVSDTVATIGDAKITVQQFGAELNREVDRLRPMFGGNFSLQKARDMGIADNVLNNMIVRKQVALAAADLGLKIDDNVIRSSIRQNPEFFNKVGKFDRFKFEQVLQQNGLTESAYVERVRSGLALAIYLDALRSGVEAPSPLISVLFKYRNERRVLDVARFEDGAQKNIPAPDAATLAAYHKKNAAKYMSPEYRAVGMIVISANDLAGDIAVNEKQIKAAYDSRADEFISPEKRTIQQILFPSEKEAQKARAQIVSGKDFAAVAKAMTGADAKTITLGTFTRSQILPSLATVTFSLKKNTVSQPVKSPLGWHLLRVTAIQPGVQRPLSAVRDKVIADVKHEKALDLMFKVSNKLDDALAGGATLQEAAKDNALTYRAISSIDRRGMDASGKPVANLPQDPKFLKTVFATNQGQDSSLVETKDGYFVVHVQTVTPPALIPLDKVKDRVAADWKAEQQTEIARKKAAALLKKVQSDATNESHFPSMAKAAGASVVTSPAIRRDGDGDTLNLPKKLLAEVFKDKQGGLAMASAPGVSLVARVRTVEPADPALAGVMDAEIKKKLAANMAGDLLEQIAAAMHVRYPSTIDRAAFDRVF, encoded by the coding sequence GGTCTTGAGTTTCGCCGCATGGGGCGTCGGTGACATGTTCAAGGGGGGCGGCGTCAGCGATACGGTGGCCACGATCGGCGACGCGAAGATTACGGTGCAGCAATTCGGTGCCGAACTGAACCGCGAAGTGGATCGCCTGCGTCCCATGTTCGGGGGAAATTTCTCGCTGCAAAAAGCGCGCGATATGGGCATCGCCGACAACGTTCTCAACAACATGATCGTGCGTAAACAGGTGGCTCTCGCCGCCGCCGATTTGGGCCTGAAGATCGACGATAACGTCATTCGCAGTTCCATTCGTCAAAATCCCGAGTTTTTCAACAAGGTCGGAAAATTCGACCGCTTCAAATTTGAACAGGTCCTGCAGCAAAACGGATTGACGGAAAGCGCCTACGTCGAGCGTGTGCGCAGCGGCCTCGCCTTGGCCATCTATCTCGACGCCCTGCGTTCGGGCGTCGAAGCCCCCTCGCCCCTGATTTCGGTGCTGTTTAAATATCGCAACGAACGCCGGGTGCTCGACGTCGCCCGCTTCGAGGATGGCGCGCAAAAGAATATTCCCGCTCCCGATGCCGCGACGCTTGCCGCCTATCACAAGAAAAACGCCGCAAAATACATGTCGCCCGAATACCGCGCCGTGGGTATGATCGTCATTAGCGCCAACGATTTGGCAGGCGATATCGCCGTCAATGAAAAACAGATCAAGGCGGCTTACGATTCGCGCGCCGACGAATTTATCTCGCCGGAAAAACGCACCATCCAGCAGATATTGTTCCCCTCGGAAAAAGAAGCCCAAAAGGCCCGGGCTCAAATCGTCTCCGGCAAGGATTTCGCCGCCGTCGCCAAGGCCATGACCGGGGCCGACGCCAAAACCATCACCTTGGGCACATTCACGCGCTCTCAGATATTGCCAAGCCTCGCCACCGTGACGTTTTCATTGAAAAAAAATACCGTCAGCCAGCCGGTGAAAAGCCCCCTGGGGTGGCACCTGTTGCGCGTCACCGCGATCCAGCCCGGTGTTCAACGCCCCTTGTCCGCCGTCAGGGATAAAGTTATCGCCGACGTCAAGCACGAAAAAGCGCTCGACCTGATGTTCAAGGTTTCCAACAAATTGGACGACGCCTTGGCCGGTGGCGCCACCCTGCAGGAAGCGGCCAAGGATAACGCCCTCACCTATCGCGCCATCTCGTCCATCGACCGCCGGGGGATGGACGCCAGCGGCAAGCCTGTGGCGAACCTGCCCCAGGACCCGAAATTCCTGAAAACGGTTTTCGCCACCAACCAAGGACAGGACAGCTCCTTGGTTGAGACCAAGGACGGCTATTTCGTCGTCCACGTTCAAACCGTGACCCCGCCCGCGTTAATTCCCCTGGACAAAGTGAAAGATCGGGTCGCCGCCGACTGGAAGGCGGAGCAACAAACCGAAATCGCCCGGAAAAAAGCCGCGGCATTATTGAAAAAAGTTCAATCCGACGCCACGAACGAAAGCCATTTCCCGTCGATGGCCAAAGCCGCCGGGGCAAGCGTCGTAACCTCGCCCGCGATCCGCCGCGACGGTGATGGCGATACCCTGAATTTACCCAAAAAGCTTCTCGCCGAGGTCTTCAAGGACAAACAAGGCGGCCTCGCCATGGCGAGCGCACCCGGCGTTTCCCTGGTGGCGCGCGTACGCACGGTCGAACCCGCCGATCCTGCCCTTGCCGGCGTCATGGACGCCGAAATCAAGAAGAAGTTGGCCGCGAACATGGCCGGCGATCTGTTGGAGCAAATCGCCGCGGCGATGCATGTGCGTTACCCCTCGACGATCGATCGCGCCGCGTTCGATCGCGTCTTTTAA
- the trpE gene encoding anthranilate synthase component I, with amino-acid sequence MDVTPEFRPFEQTYAKGSPQVVWTTLIADMETPVSAMLKLSRGEPGSFLFESVEGGAIRGRYSFIGLRPDTIWRCFGDRAEINTDPLRDPDAFNPCPIAETQGAIQSLRALLAASRIDLPDDLPPMSAGLVGYMSYDTVRLRENLPDGNPDVIGVPDGLFVRPTVVAVFDSVSDILSIVTPVRPRDGVDAQTAYDEAQDRLARAVGDFERSLPPQQPPGEPDSTFDAEEPQSNMTRSFFHDMVERAKEYILAGDIFQVVLSQRFRLPFKLPPFAFYRALRRINPSPFLFFLDFGDFSVIGSSPEILVRVREGKVTVRPIAGTRPRGQTHEEDARLERELLADPKELSEHLMLLDLGRNDVGRVAQIGSVTVTEEMIVERYSHVMHIVSNVEGSLDERFDALDALFAGFPAGTVSGAPKVRAMQIIDELEPEKRGIYAGCIGYFGANGDMDTCIALRTAVHKNETLYIQAGGGVVADSSPEGEYQESRNKARALLRAAEEAIRFASKRN; translated from the coding sequence ATGGACGTCACCCCCGAATTCCGCCCTTTCGAGCAGACCTACGCCAAGGGGTCGCCACAAGTTGTCTGGACCACCTTAATCGCCGACATGGAAACCCCCGTTTCGGCGATGCTGAAACTGTCACGGGGCGAACCGGGAAGTTTTCTGTTCGAATCGGTCGAGGGCGGCGCGATCCGGGGACGGTACTCGTTCATCGGCCTGCGCCCCGACACCATTTGGCGGTGCTTCGGCGACCGCGCCGAGATCAATACCGATCCGCTACGCGATCCCGACGCCTTCAACCCTTGTCCGATCGCCGAGACGCAAGGCGCCATACAATCGCTGCGCGCCCTTTTGGCCGCCTCGCGGATCGATCTGCCCGATGACTTGCCGCCGATGTCCGCCGGATTGGTCGGCTATATGTCCTACGACACCGTACGACTTAGGGAAAACCTGCCCGACGGCAACCCCGACGTCATCGGCGTTCCCGATGGATTGTTCGTCCGCCCCACGGTCGTCGCAGTGTTCGATTCGGTATCCGATATCCTGAGTATCGTCACCCCGGTGCGCCCCCGGGACGGTGTTGACGCCCAAACCGCCTATGACGAAGCCCAAGACCGTCTCGCCCGCGCGGTCGGCGATTTCGAGCGTAGCCTGCCGCCCCAGCAACCCCCGGGTGAGCCGGACAGCACCTTCGACGCCGAAGAGCCGCAGTCCAACATGACGCGCTCTTTTTTCCACGACATGGTCGAACGGGCGAAGGAATACATCCTCGCGGGCGATATTTTTCAGGTTGTTCTTTCGCAACGTTTCCGGCTGCCCTTCAAATTACCCCCGTTCGCTTTTTACCGGGCGTTACGCAGGATCAACCCCTCGCCATTTTTGTTTTTCCTCGATTTCGGCGATTTTTCGGTAATCGGATCCAGCCCGGAAATTTTAGTCCGGGTTCGTGAAGGTAAAGTCACCGTTCGTCCCATCGCGGGCACCCGCCCACGCGGGCAGACCCACGAAGAGGACGCCCGTTTGGAGCGCGAACTTCTCGCCGACCCTAAGGAACTTTCCGAACACCTCATGCTGCTGGATCTCGGACGCAACGATGTCGGGCGCGTCGCCCAAATCGGCTCCGTCACCGTCACCGAGGAAATGATCGTCGAGCGCTATTCCCACGTCATGCATATCGTATCCAACGTCGAAGGGTCCCTGGACGAGCGCTTCGACGCCCTGGACGCCCTGTTCGCGGGCTTTCCCGCAGGCACCGTCTCGGGCGCGCCCAAGGTCCGCGCAATGCAGATTATCGACGAATTGGAGCCGGAAAAACGTGGGATTTACGCCGGGTGTATCGGCTATTTCGGAGCCAACGGCGACATGGACACTTGCATCGCCCTAAGGACTGCGGTCCATAAAAACGAAACCCTATACATCCAGGCCGGCGGCGGCGTCGTCGCCGATTCCAGCCCGGAAGGCGAGTATCAGGAAAGCCGTAACAAGGCACGCGCCCTGCTGCGCGCCGCCGAAGAAGCCATCAGGTTCGCCTCGAAACGCAACTGA
- a CDS encoding heavy-metal-associated domain-containing protein, with amino-acid sequence MSTTYKVLGMTCGGCAKSVTNAIQNVAPDVTVEVDLDAKTVTVTGAAPENAIKQAVADAGFEYAGAA; translated from the coding sequence ATGAGCACGACCTATAAAGTTTTAGGCATGACCTGCGGCGGATGCGCCAAATCGGTGACCAACGCAATTCAAAATGTCGCTCCGGACGTCACGGTGGAGGTTGATTTAGACGCCAAAACCGTCACCGTCACGGGCGCGGCCCCCGAGAACGCGATTAAACAAGCGGTCGCCGACGCCGGGTTCGAATACGCGGGCGCGGCGTAA
- a CDS encoding divergent polysaccharide deacetylase family protein, translating to MNKPRKRDVNRSPGRARVPLGRVMNAFKNRTSVVVVAAVVLVGAVAMGYYWGEHAAPLQMAGPSKVDKIPAPPSAWFTKNAVPPKMVVRPDTPIFPDEAGPTGARGSSRPYEEPLPQETYMPSHDIPAIPTPGIANAPPTGSPLGAPGGAMPPAAPVKAPWRRYAMARGAPSGRPLVAIVIDDMGVDHKRSLKMVAMPAPLTLSYLTYAPNIKKQTAAARAAGHELMLHVSMEPGSHAVDPGPNVLLTGESDTEIRSRLDWGLNRFSTYIGINNHMGSKFTADATGMRVVMEELKKRGLIFLDSRTTNKTVGAQIAHELGVTVVERNIFLDNVNAKDAILKQLAALVRVARHKGAAIAIGHPRDGTIAALKAWLPTAVDLGVDVVPLSAVIEKMYALKPLPDVARVSRR from the coding sequence ATGAACAAACCTCGAAAGCGTGACGTCAACCGCTCGCCCGGGCGGGCCAGGGTCCCCTTGGGAAGGGTGATGAACGCCTTTAAAAACCGCACCTCCGTGGTGGTGGTCGCCGCCGTCGTGCTCGTCGGGGCCGTGGCGATGGGCTATTATTGGGGTGAACACGCCGCCCCCCTTCAAATGGCGGGACCTTCCAAGGTGGACAAGATACCCGCGCCGCCGTCGGCATGGTTTACGAAAAACGCCGTGCCTCCGAAAATGGTGGTTCGTCCCGACACACCGATTTTCCCCGATGAGGCAGGACCGACAGGCGCGCGGGGGAGTAGCCGTCCTTACGAGGAACCGCTGCCCCAAGAAACCTATATGCCCAGCCACGACATTCCCGCAATTCCCACGCCGGGAATCGCAAATGCGCCGCCCACCGGTTCGCCCCTCGGCGCGCCGGGGGGCGCCATGCCCCCGGCGGCGCCCGTCAAAGCCCCATGGCGGCGTTACGCCATGGCGCGCGGCGCGCCCAGCGGACGCCCTTTGGTCGCCATCGTCATCGACGACATGGGGGTGGACCATAAACGGTCGTTGAAAATGGTCGCCATGCCGGCCCCACTGACCCTGTCGTATTTGACATACGCCCCCAATATCAAGAAACAAACGGCGGCGGCCCGGGCGGCCGGGCATGAGTTGATGCTGCATGTCTCCATGGAACCCGGCAGTCATGCCGTCGATCCCGGCCCAAATGTCCTGCTGACGGGAGAGAGCGACACGGAAATCCGCAGCCGCCTGGATTGGGGGCTGAACCGTTTTTCCACCTATATCGGTATTAACAATCACATGGGCAGCAAATTTACCGCCGATGCGACGGGCATGCGCGTCGTCATGGAGGAATTGAAAAAACGCGGCTTGATTTTTCTCGATTCCCGCACCACAAATAAGACCGTCGGCGCGCAAATCGCCCACGAGCTGGGCGTTACGGTGGTCGAACGCAACATTTTCCTCGACAACGTCAACGCGAAAGACGCCATCTTGAAGCAGCTGGCGGCGTTGGTGCGCGTGGCTCGTCATAAAGGGGCGGCCATAGCCATCGGCCACCCCCGGGACGGGACGATTGCGGCGCTGAAGGCTTGGTTGCCCACGGCGGTCGATTTGGGGGTCGATGTCGTTCCCCTAAGCGCGGTGATCGAAAAAATGTACGCCCTCAAGCCGTTGCCCGATGTGGCGCGGGTATCGCGTCGTTAA
- the cueR gene encoding Cu(I)-responsive transcriptional regulator, producing the protein MNISNVAQKSGVPAKTIRYYESIGLIPEAERAENGYRDYDRADVQRLRFIQRARRLGFSVKDVGNLLELWNDRRRASADVKALALKHIQEVETRIEELKSIRETLRHLTESCHGDDRPNCPILDGLAGKGREK; encoded by the coding sequence ATGAACATCTCCAACGTAGCGCAAAAATCGGGCGTTCCCGCCAAAACGATCCGCTATTACGAAAGCATCGGACTTATTCCCGAGGCGGAGCGGGCCGAAAACGGCTATCGTGATTATGACCGCGCCGACGTGCAGCGGCTGCGTTTTATCCAGCGCGCGCGGCGGCTGGGGTTTTCGGTCAAGGATGTCGGCAATTTGCTTGAATTGTGGAACGACCGCCGGCGCGCCAGCGCCGACGTCAAGGCGCTGGCTCTCAAGCATATTCAGGAGGTCGAAACCCGGATCGAGGAACTAAAGTCGATCCGCGAGACTTTGCGTCACCTGACCGAAAGTTGCCACGGTGACGACCGTCCCAATTGTCCGATCTTGGACGGGTTGGCCGGGAAAGGTCGGGAAAAATGA
- a CDS encoding heavy metal translocating P-type ATPase: protein MSHSQATTEKTQATTEKMKKQNQTENDRREGALYVNPVAEDRIVMPIRGMTCASCSARIETVLGKMDGVGVANVNLASEQADISFDSEKVSRADLAAAIVKAGYSVPARKVELSISGMTCASCSNRIEKVLNALEGVDSAVVNLSTERATMEVAPGGPRVVDLIGAVVKAGYGAKVVEDNEARFAEEDAEAAARARRDLYVLSASALLSLPLVVPMFGHLAGVDFALPPLAQFLLATIVQFGAGARFYRPAWAAVRAFTGNMDVLVVMGTMAAWGLSVWYVFTKPDGGAGHLYFEASAAVITLILFGKYLEARAKRGTTGAIRALMRLRPDTARLIGADGVEVEVPASQVTSGDIVVIRPGERVAVDGVIIQGMSSFDESLLTGESVPVSRNVGETVTGGAINGDGLVKVRATTVGADSSLSKIIKLIQNAQASKAPVQHLVDRISAIFVPAVIVIAMGTFAGWTYGGIGIEGAIINAVAVLVIACPCALGLATPTAIMVGTGTAARHGILIKDAESLEIAHHVDTVVFDKTGTLTMGRPTISDVVSVDGDAENVLRIAASAQQGSEHPLAKAILARAKDDNLTLSAPEDFKALGGRGLQARVDGRALIIGNRRLMKDNALDPGAQEAQAAALENKGNTVMWVAELGDNPRILGIIAAGDAIKDDAAHAIDRLKKRGVKSVMLTGDNARAAKVVGDALEIDRVLAEVLPEDKAREIVRLKDGGATVAMVGDGVNDAPALAAADVGIAMGGGTDVAMHAAGVTLMRSRPALIADALDISGATYKKIRQNLFWAFIYNVIALPLAASGLLNPVVAGAAMAMSSVSVVSSSLMLKRWKAKL from the coding sequence ATGTCACATTCGCAAGCGACGACGGAAAAAACGCAAGCGACGACGGAAAAAATGAAAAAACAAAACCAAACGGAGAACGATCGGCGGGAAGGGGCGCTATACGTCAATCCGGTGGCCGAGGACCGCATCGTCATGCCGATACGGGGGATGACTTGCGCCTCATGTTCGGCCCGGATCGAAACCGTCCTAGGAAAAATGGATGGGGTCGGCGTCGCCAACGTTAATTTGGCGAGCGAGCAGGCGGACATTTCCTTCGACAGTGAAAAAGTCAGCCGCGCCGATCTGGCGGCGGCTATCGTGAAGGCGGGCTACAGCGTTCCCGCGCGCAAGGTTGAATTGTCGATCTCGGGGATGACGTGCGCGTCGTGCTCGAACCGAATAGAAAAGGTCTTGAACGCCCTCGAAGGTGTTGATAGCGCCGTCGTCAATCTATCGACGGAACGCGCCACCATGGAGGTTGCGCCAGGAGGGCCGAGGGTCGTCGATTTGATCGGCGCGGTGGTTAAAGCCGGGTATGGCGCCAAGGTTGTCGAGGACAACGAGGCCCGCTTCGCCGAGGAAGACGCCGAGGCGGCGGCGCGGGCTCGGCGCGATCTTTATGTCTTGAGCGCTTCTGCGCTGCTCTCGCTTCCCTTGGTCGTTCCCATGTTCGGCCATTTGGCCGGCGTTGATTTCGCCTTGCCGCCGCTGGCGCAATTCTTGTTGGCCACAATCGTTCAATTCGGTGCGGGCGCACGTTTCTATCGCCCCGCCTGGGCGGCGGTTCGCGCCTTTACGGGAAATATGGATGTCCTGGTGGTGATGGGCACCATGGCGGCGTGGGGTCTCAGCGTTTGGTACGTTTTCACCAAGCCGGACGGGGGTGCGGGGCATCTATATTTTGAAGCCTCGGCGGCGGTCATTACCCTGATTTTGTTCGGTAAGTATCTTGAAGCCCGCGCTAAACGCGGAACCACGGGAGCGATTCGGGCTTTAATGCGCCTGCGTCCCGACACCGCGCGCCTCATTGGCGCCGACGGCGTTGAGGTTGAAGTTCCCGCTTCGCAGGTGACGTCGGGCGATATCGTCGTGATCCGTCCGGGCGAACGGGTCGCCGTCGATGGTGTCATTATCCAAGGCATGTCGAGTTTCGACGAATCCCTGCTCACCGGCGAAAGCGTTCCCGTTTCTCGTAATGTCGGCGAAACCGTCACTGGAGGGGCGATTAATGGCGATGGTTTGGTCAAGGTCCGCGCCACGACGGTGGGCGCCGATTCCAGCTTGTCTAAGATCATCAAGCTGATCCAAAACGCCCAAGCCAGCAAAGCGCCGGTGCAGCATCTGGTCGATCGCATCTCCGCGATTTTTGTTCCGGCGGTAATCGTGATCGCGATGGGGACCTTCGCGGGTTGGACCTATGGCGGCATCGGGATTGAAGGCGCGATTATCAACGCCGTCGCCGTTCTGGTCATTGCTTGCCCGTGCGCCTTGGGCCTCGCCACGCCGACGGCGATTATGGTGGGCACCGGAACCGCGGCGCGTCACGGTATCTTGATCAAGGATGCCGAATCTCTGGAAATTGCTCATCACGTGGATACGGTCGTGTTCGATAAAACGGGCACCTTGACCATGGGGCGTCCCACCATAAGCGACGTCGTCTCGGTCGATGGCGATGCCGAGAACGTTCTGCGCATCGCGGCTTCCGCCCAGCAAGGTAGCGAACACCCTTTAGCTAAGGCGATCCTGGCGCGGGCCAAGGATGACAACCTTACGTTAAGCGCGCCCGAAGATTTCAAGGCGTTGGGTGGGCGAGGACTTCAGGCGCGTGTCGATGGGCGGGCGCTGATTATCGGCAATCGTCGCCTAATGAAGGACAATGCGCTCGATCCCGGCGCCCAAGAAGCGCAGGCGGCGGCCCTTGAAAATAAGGGAAACACGGTGATGTGGGTGGCCGAGTTAGGCGATAACCCACGTATTTTGGGGATAATCGCCGCGGGCGACGCGATCAAGGACGACGCGGCCCACGCCATAGACCGGTTAAAAAAACGTGGGGTGAAAAGCGTCATGTTGACCGGCGATAACGCCCGTGCGGCCAAGGTTGTCGGCGATGCCCTGGAGATCGACCGGGTGCTCGCCGAAGTCTTGCCCGAAGACAAGGCGCGGGAGATCGTCCGTCTGAAAGATGGCGGGGCCACGGTCGCCATGGTCGGCGACGGCGTCAATGACGCGCCGGCTTTGGCGGCGGCCGATGTCGGCATCGCCATGGGCGGTGGGACCGATGTCGCCATGCATGCGGCGGGCGTTACGCTGATGCGTTCGCGCCCCGCTCTGATCGCCGACGCCTTGGATATTTCCGGGGCGACGTACAAGAAGATTCGCCAGAATTTATTTTGGGCCTTCATATACAATGTGATCGCCCTCCCGTTGGCGGCCAGTGGGTTGCTTAACCCCGTGGTGGCGGGTGCGGCGATGGCGATGAGCAGCGTCTCTGTGGTTAGCAGTTCGTTGATGTTGAAACGCTGGAAGGCGAAATTGTAA
- a CDS encoding anthranilate synthase component II: MFLLIDNYDSFTYNLLHYLGELGANVVVKRNDALSAEEALALRPQGVVISPGPCDPDRAGICLDLIAKAPADLAILGVCLGHQCIGQHSGAIVVRAPQPMHGKISAITHTGQGIFAGIESPFNATRYHSLTLARENFPDTLSITAQSDDGVIQGIQHKTRPLFGVQFHPESIRSQHGHTLLKNFMDLTRHTKAAA, from the coding sequence ATGTTTCTTCTTATCGATAACTACGACAGCTTTACCTACAACCTGCTTCACTATCTAGGGGAGCTGGGAGCCAATGTCGTCGTCAAACGCAACGACGCCTTGAGCGCCGAAGAAGCCCTCGCCCTGCGCCCTCAAGGCGTCGTCATATCGCCGGGTCCGTGCGATCCCGACCGGGCGGGCATCTGTCTGGATTTGATCGCCAAGGCCCCCGCGGACCTAGCGATTCTTGGCGTTTGCCTGGGCCATCAGTGCATCGGCCAGCATTCCGGCGCCATCGTGGTCCGCGCGCCGCAACCGATGCACGGTAAAATCAGCGCCATCACACACACCGGTCAAGGGATCTTCGCCGGCATCGAAAGCCCGTTTAACGCCACGCGTTACCATTCGCTGACCCTGGCGCGGGAAAATTTTCCCGACACCCTGTCCATCACCGCCCAAAGTGACGACGGCGTCATCCAAGGCATCCAACACAAGACCCGCCCCCTATTCGGGGTTCAGTTTCATCCCGAAAGCATACGCTCACAACATGGCCATACCCTCTTGAAAAATTTTATGGATTTGACCCGACACACAAAGGCTGCGGCATGA
- the trpD gene encoding anthranilate phosphoribosyltransferase gives MTDPKTELKPILSIVATGAALSEDEAEKAFEIIMSGGATPAQLGAFLMALRVRGETVDEITGAVKIMRAKMLPIKAPPGAIDIVGTGGDASGTYNISTGAAIVTAACGVPVAKHGNRALSSKCGTADVLTTLGVKIDADLELVTRSIWETNLGFLMATSHHRAMRHVGPTRVELGIRSIFNILGPLSNPAGVKRQLSGAFSRQWIEPMARTLGNLGSEMVWIVHGSDGLDELTTTGASFVAQLKDGAVTTFDVTPDDAGLPHAASEDLKGGNPEHNAEAMRTMLGGAHGPLRDVVLLNAAAALLVAGKVETLKAGAERAARAIDDGHAMDTLDDLIAVTNAPTEAALEEEVGG, from the coding sequence ATGACAGACCCGAAAACCGAACTGAAGCCAATCCTTTCCATCGTGGCCACCGGCGCGGCCCTAAGCGAGGACGAGGCCGAAAAGGCGTTCGAGATTATCATGTCCGGCGGCGCGACCCCGGCGCAACTGGGGGCTTTTTTGATGGCTCTTCGGGTGCGCGGAGAAACCGTTGACGAAATTACCGGCGCGGTGAAAATCATGCGCGCCAAGATGCTGCCGATCAAGGCGCCGCCCGGCGCCATCGACATCGTCGGCACCGGGGGCGACGCCTCGGGGACCTATAATATTTCCACCGGAGCGGCCATCGTCACCGCCGCGTGCGGCGTGCCGGTGGCCAAGCACGGAAATCGGGCGTTATCTTCCAAATGCGGCACCGCCGATGTGCTCACCACGTTGGGGGTCAAAATCGACGCCGATCTGGAATTGGTCACACGCTCGATCTGGGAAACAAACCTGGGTTTCCTGATGGCGACCAGTCATCATCGGGCGATGCGCCATGTCGGTCCGACTCGGGTCGAACTGGGCATTCGGTCCATTTTCAACATTCTAGGCCCCCTATCCAATCCCGCCGGGGTCAAGCGTCAATTATCGGGGGCTTTTTCTCGCCAGTGGATCGAACCGATGGCGCGCACCCTGGGCAATCTAGGCTCGGAAATGGTCTGGATCGTGCACGGTTCCGACGGCTTGGACGAACTGACCACGACGGGCGCCAGCTTCGTCGCCCAACTCAAGGATGGCGCGGTCACCACTTTCGACGTCACGCCCGACGACGCCGGCTTACCCCACGCCGCCTCCGAGGACCTTAAAGGCGGCAACCCGGAGCATAACGCCGAGGCCATGCGCACCATGCTGGGCGGCGCACATGGCCCGCTACGCGACGTCGTCCTGCTCAACGCCGCCGCCGCGCTTTTGGTCGCGGGCAAAGTCGAGACCCTCAAGGCAGGGGCGGAACGCGCCGCGCGCGCCATCGACGACGGTCACGCCATGGATACCCTAGACGACCTGATTGCAGTCACCAACGCCCCCACGGAAGCCGCCCTGGAAGAAGAAGTCGGCGGATGA